Sequence from the Chloroflexota bacterium genome:
AGGTATAGATCGCATCTGTGAAATCGTCTCGGAATAATCTAACATGGATGGACAGGAAAGGCGGGACGCAGCGCGGGAACTCTCGTCTTGTCCATCCTGTATAGCCTGTCAGAATCTGTGATTAGGAGGGATGCTATGCCATTGCAGTTAGACCACACTATCGTACCGGCGTATGACAAGGAGAAGTCCGCGAAGTTTTTTGCGCGCATATTCGGGTTGGAGTACAACGGCACTTGGGGGCATTTCGCGCCCGTCAAGGTCAACGATACGCTGACGCTCGACTTTGACAACTCCGATAATCCGCGCTCCAACCACTACGCCTTTCTCGCATCGGACGAGGAGTTCGACGCCGTGCTGCAGCGCGTCAAGGACGAGGGCATCGCGTTCGGCAGCGGGCCCGGCTCTCGCACCGACGGCGAGATTAACCACAAGCACAACGGACGCGGTTTCTACTTCGACTGCGAGGATGGGCATGTGTGGGAAGTCATAACCCACACTTACATCACGGACTAAACTGACATGTACGGACAGGATGAGCAGGATGGGACCCGATCATCCCATCTCGTCTATCCTATATATCGATTGTAAGACGATACCCGATCGCAGTCGGGCACATGCTTCACAAATGCAATTTATACTTGTCGTTTCGCCTTTCATCTGTCATTTCGAGCGAAGCGAGAAATCTAAAGTCGTAAACAAGTTTGCATGCAACGATTTCAGATTCCTCACTGCGTCCGGAATGACAACATTAGGGAATTGTGAAATCGTCTTATCGATGTAAGACAGCCTACCCGCCGCGTTGCATTTTGGCTTCTTCTAGCAGGCGCTCTAGTAGGTCGAAGGATGCTTCGTTGGTGTAGTCTAGTTCGGCTATGCTCAGGGCGCGGAATAGTACGGCGGTGGTTACCAGCGCCTCTACGCTTTCGCCGAGCGGTGGGATTTGCACACCCAGCGCCTGCGCCATGAAGCCGCTCGCTGCCATGCCCTCGCGCGTCAGCGGGCATCGTACTAGCGCCTTGTCGTCGTGCGACAGCGTCACGCCCGCGTCCACCTGCGCCAATTCGAGACGCAGACGCGCGCGCGGCACACTAATTAGCTCGTCCGCGTACTCCGTAACTTCTACACTCTTCTCGCTCACCGGCGCTATTCCTCACCTCGTCGCAGCCGCTCCAGTTCTGCCTGAAGCTCACGATTTCGCGCCTCTGCGTCCTGCGCCCTTGCCTCTGCCGCCCGGCGCGCGGCTTCAGTTTGCGCGTGCGCTGCGACTTCTTCGCCCAAGTCGCCCAGCCATTCGCCGGTAACGCTGTCCCGCAGCTTGAAGGTGCTTAAATTGCCCTCCGACCTTTGGTAAAAATCCACGCCCAGAACTTCGCTGCGCGACCATGTATCTCCGTTAGGCTCCGTATGCAACTCGAACCGCACGTACTCGCCGTTCACCAATCGCTCGCCCACCAGCGGCTCACCATAGTAGCCGTGCTTGTCCAGCCGCCAGTATTCCTGCGCCCCCATTCGCGCGTATATCTCACGCTTCTCCGTCAAGTCCCTGCGCGCCGTGCTCTCGGACGCAACCTCCAGCACAAAATCCGGCGGCTTGCCCCATTCATCTATGCGGTAGCTGCGTCGCTCAGTCTCGATAAATCTTGCCGGCACGCCGAATACAAAGTAGCCGTCAGGCTCGACGACTGAGCCAGGCGTCTCGGAGTCATAGATAACATTGGACTGACTCGACCAGAGTACAGTGGGATCGTTCTCATAGCGCGCCTTGAGTATTGCCATCACATACAGAATTGTATCGGCTTGCTGCATTGCGTCCTCAGGCGGCTTCGGCACGTCGCTTATAAGCTCATACCAGGGCATTTCTGCGGCATCTGTAGCAGATGCCGCAGACGGCGCATCGATTCTGCGTGTCGTCATGCTCAAGCCTCCGGTGCGGCATGTTCATACTTGGGCCGTTCGGGCTATTCTAGCATAGATTTACAGGTGGACCAGGCAGTAAGAAAAATAGGATGAGGTGTATAAGTTGGAAACGGCGTGTATGCAAGAATGGGGATAGGTGTGTCAGCAAGAAGCGGTGCATTAGGCGGCTAGGACTAGGCGGAACAGGATTGGATGTAGCCGTTACTGCAATGATTTCAGGTTCAGGCGAATAACACGCAAAGATAAGAACGATAAGACAATGGCAAAACGCATAAAGATGTCCCTTCGTGTACGGGATGGGTAGGATAAATGCGCTCCGCTTCGTTATACTTGTCTGCAATACG
This genomic interval carries:
- a CDS encoding VOC family protein, encoding MPLQLDHTIVPAYDKEKSAKFFARIFGLEYNGTWGHFAPVKVNDTLTLDFDNSDNPRSNHYAFLASDEEFDAVLQRVKDEGIAFGSGPGSRTDGEINHKHNGRGFYFDCEDGHVWEVITHTYITD
- a CDS encoding Uma2 family endonuclease, with product MTTRRIDAPSAASATDAAEMPWYELISDVPKPPEDAMQQADTILYVMAILKARYENDPTVLWSSQSNVIYDSETPGSVVEPDGYFVFGVPARFIETERRSYRIDEWGKPPDFVLEVASESTARRDLTEKREIYARMGAQEYWRLDKHGYYGEPLVGERLVNGEYVRFELHTEPNGDTWSRSEVLGVDFYQRSEGNLSTFKLRDSVTGEWLGDLGEEVAAHAQTEAARRAAEARAQDAEARNRELQAELERLRRGEE